The genomic DNA GAGCTGGGTGTTGGCAGGGGCCGGTACGGTGCGCTCCTCGATCGTGAAGTCCTCGATGAGGTTGTCGTGCGAGCCCTCGCGGCAGAAGTAGGGGTGGTGGGAGCCGCGGCCCGCCACCCGCGTACCGCGCAGTGTGCACGCCGAGGCCGCCACCAGGCCGAAGCCGTTGTCGACGTGACGGACCGTCACATCCTTCACCCGGCAGTCGTAGGCGCATTGGAGGACGACCCCGTTGTAGCCCTTGTCGAGGAGGTGCGGTTGCTGTGGGGTCTCCACCGCCTCCAGCGTCAGACCCTCCACCCCTGATCCCGTCAACTCCTGCACGTGAGTGGTGAATTGGGGGTTCCACTCGGGGCGGAGGTCGAGGGGCAGCGGCCGTTCGAGAGTGACCTTCCGGCCGTGGACGTGGGCGATGCGGACGGGCCATTCGTAGGGGACGTACGACAGGAGCTTCGTCTTGTCGTCCCAGTAGTACGCCTCGGGGCCGGGGCCGCCGCCCGCCATGTGCTGGAGGAGGGTGTGGCGGGTGTCGTCGGCGAGGCGGAGCAACACCAGTTCGCCCGGCCTCAGTTGCGAGGCGTCCGCCACCCGCACCGTCCACGCGCCCTGCCTCGCCGGCTCGACGGTCGTCAACTGCCGCCATTCGTCACGCCTGTTGCCGGTCCAGCCCTCGAAAGGCCAGGCCTTCGCCCGGATCGCGGCGACCAGTGAGTCCCAACGGGCCTCCGGGGCAAGCCAGATGAGGCCGCCCGCCCAGGACCAGGACGACTTGTCGCCGCCGTAGCGGGAGCCGTAGACGCCGATGAGTTCGGTCAGATTCCGCGTCGCGCAGAGCTTCGTACGGTCGCTGCCCGCACCCCTGAGCAGCACGTTCGAGTGGCCGACGCGGATCACGTCGTCGATGCGGAAGATGCCGGGCGGGAGGTGGACCGTGCCGCCGCCGGCCCGGCCGGCAGCGGCGATGGCACGGTTGATCGCGGGGGCGGAGTCGACGGCGGAGTCCGCCACGGCGCCGAACGCGCGGACGTCGAACGCCCGGGAGGGGCGGGGATGGCGTCGGGCGCCCGCCCCGCCGATGTACGGGATCTGCGGGTGGGTGAACGGCGTGCGGGTGAACTCCCGCCAGAGGGACGGGACTTGACCTCGCGACCCGCCCTTCGGCAGGGGAACCGCCAAGGCCAGCGTGCTTCCGAGCAGGGTTCGTCTGGTGAGACGGGTGTGGCTCATATACGTACGTCCTCCCACGCGGCTCTTCATGGATGTGAACGACGTTCAGAAATGTGCTGGCGGTGAGCATGCCACGGGGCCGCGACGCTACGGAAGGGGTGAGACGGAGGTCAGTCGGTCGGCCGCTGGGTCAGGTGAGTGAACGCGTCCAGATTCCGCGTCGACTCCCCGCGCGCCACCCGCCACGCGTACTCCTTGCGGATCGCGGAGGAGAAGCCCAACTCCAGCAGGGTGTTGAAGCTGCCGTCGGCGGCCTCCAGGACCTGGCCGAGGAGGCGGTCGATCTCGGCCTCGGTGACGGCGGACAGCGGCAGCTTGCCGGTGACGTACACGTCACCGAGCCGATCGACGGCGTAACTCACGCCGTACAGCTTGAGGTTGCGCTCCAGGAGCCAGCGGTGGACGGCCGTCTCGTTCTCGTCGGGGTGGCGGATGACGAAGGCGTTGAGCGAGAGGGAGTGGCGGCCGACGCGGAGGGAGAGGGTCGTCGACAGCTTGCGGGTGCCGGGGAGTTGCACGACGAAGGTGCCGGACTCCGGGCTCTCCCAGCCGAGTTCGGCGCCCTTGAGGAAACCCTCGATGACCTGCGCCGCCCGCTCCCGGTCCGCTACTGCCTCACCCATGGTGCGAGCGTACGTGACGGCGGTGGGCCTGCGCCGCCGCCGCGTAGACGTCCGCCGTGGCGGCGGCCGCGGTGTCCCAGCCGAAGCACTGGGCATGCTTGGCGGCGGCCTCGCCCATGCGGGGCGCGAGGTGCGGGTCGTCGGCGAGGGTGCCCAGCACGCGCGCGTAGGCGGCGGGGTCGTGGCCCTGGACCAGGAAGCCGGTCTCGCCGTCGCGCACCGCCACCGGGAGCCCGCCGACCGAGGCCGCGAGGACCGGCGTACCGGCCGCCTGCGCCTCTATGGCGACCAGCCCGAAGGACTCGCTGTAGGACGGCATGACCAGCACGGACGCGGCCCGGAACCAGTCCGCGAGCTGCTCCTGCCCGACCGGCGGCCGGAACCGTACGACATCCGCGATGCCCAGCCGCGCGGCCAGCTTCTGCAGGCCCTCCGGCTTCGCGAGGCCGCTGCCGCTGGGGCCGCCGACGACCGGGACGACGATGTTCGAGCGCAGCTCGGGCCGCTCGTCCAGCAACACCGCCACGGCCCGGAGCAGCACGTCCGGCGCCTTCAGGGGCTGGATGCGGCCGGCGAAGAGCGGGATCAGGGCGTCCTGCGGGAGCCCGAGGCGGGCGCGGGCCGCGGCTCGGCCGTCGGCGGGGCGGAAGCGTTCGAGGTTCACCCCGGGGTGGACCACGGCGACCTTGGCGGGGTCGGCCGCGTAGTGCCGTACAAGTTCGTCGGCCTCCTCCGCCGTGTTGGCGATGAGGCGGTCGGCGGCGGCGACGATCTGGGTCTCGCCGATGACGCGGGCGGCCGGCTCGGGGGTGTCGCCGTCGGCCAGGCTGGCGTTCTTGACCTTGGCCATCGTGTGCATCGCGTGCACGAGGGGGACGCCCCAGCGCTGGGCGGCGAGCCAGCCGACATGGCCGGAGAGCCAGTAGTGCGAGTGCACGAGGTCGTAGTACCCGGGGCGGTGGCCGGCCCACGCCTGCATCACTCCGTGCGTGAACGCGCAGAGCTGGGCGGGGAGTTCCTCCTTGGCGAGACCTTCGTACGGGCCCGCGTCGACGTGCCGGACGAGCACGCCGGGGGCCAGTTCGACGGTCGGGGGGAGGGCGGCGGTGGTCGCGCGGGTGAAGATCTCGACCTCGATGTTGATCGCGGCGAGGCGCTGCGCGAGCTCCACGATGTAGACGTTCATGCCGCCGGCGTCGCCCGTGCCGGGCTGGTGCAGCGGTGAGGTGTGCACGGAGAGCATGGCCACACGGCGGGGTTTGCGGTGCAGCCGCAACCGGGCGGACGAGGCCGGGGAACGCCGGCCGAGCCTGCTGCCGTACTGGCTCACGTGGCGTTCCTCCTCGCTGCGGGCATGCCTGAGGGAGGGTGTGCGGTTCCCTCCAAGGGGATGCAACGCCGGGGGCTCGGATTCTCATTCCTGCGCATGGGGAATTTGCCGAGGCATTACCGTTTGTCGCTCAACCGTTCGAGGTGATGTTGCGTGCGATCAGCGGCCGGCTCGGCATGGCCATGACCGTTGTTTGACCATCCACAGGAGCGCCGCCGACCACCCCTTCACCACCTCTTGACCTGCGGCGATACAACCTTTGACAGCAAGGTCACAGGGCTTGTAGACGTGTCGGGCGCTCGGAATCCACGACATGGTCCCGAGCCCTTCGACCTAAGGACAAGCGTGTCCCTCTCCCCTCGCGCCGCCAGGGCGGCCCGTGTCATAGGCACCTCGACCGCCGCGGCCGCGCTCTCCCTCGCCGCCGCCCACACCGCGCTCGCCTGCACCATCGGCGACTTCACGGCGACCCCCGTCTGCGACGCCCAGGGCAACGGCGTCATCCGCGTCACCGACAAGGACGCGACCGGTACGCCGGCCAAGATCACCCTGTACGTCCAGCTGAACATGCCGGGCGGAGAGCGGTGGGTCGACACCGAGACCATCGAGCACCCGACCGCCGAAGGCGTCAGCGTCGACCTCAAGACCGAGGACTGGTACGCCGGCGAGACCTTCCGGGTCCACGTCCAGGCGGGCGACCAGGTCAACGACGACATCACGCCGATGGTCGTCGTCCCGGACGTGACGTGCGGCGACTCCGCCTCGGCGTCTGCCTCCGCTTCCGCGTCCGCCTCCGCACAGCCCTCGAAGTCGCCGAAGCCGTCCTCCAGCCCCTCCTCGTCGTCGTTCCCGTCCCCCCTGGAGAGCAGCAGCCCCACGCCGGCGGCGAGCAGCGCCCCGTCGCCCGCAGGCGGCGGCACACACCTCGCCGAGACCGGCGCGGGCAACGGGACCGCCACGTTCGCGGGCACCGCGGCCGCACTGGTCGCGGCGGGCGGCGGCATCGTCATCGCGCTGCGCCGCAGGGCTGCTCGCAACTCCGGCTGACCTGGCGGCGGGCGGAGTTTCCTCTCGGGCACGAGGGGGTTCCGGGCGGCGGGGCGGCGCAGGGCTAGGTCGGTACGTCGGTACGTCGGTAGCGGGATCCGCTCCTGGCACCGCGCTCCGTCATGGCGGCACACGGATGCCGTCGTGGCGGGGCGGGCAGGCGGGCAGGCGGGCATCGGTACTTCGGCCTCGCGGCCGGCGCAACCTGCGGCAAGGGGGCACGCGGGCGCCATCGGCACCGCGAACTGTCCCCAGCGCCGTGACCCGCCGCGGCGACGCACGGGCACCGCCGCGCACCTCGCCACCGCGATCCGCCGTCCACACCTCGGCACCGCACGGGCACCGCCACCCGATCCGCCGCCCGCATCCCGGCACCACACGGGCACCGCCGCGCACCCCGCCACCGCGATCCGCCGCCCGCACCCCGGCACCACACAGTCACCGCCACCTCGATCCGGCGCCGCCCCGCACCCCGCCCCCACCCCCGCCCCCGCCTACCCTCATACCTATGACAGCCCGCGCCCCCACCCGCCCCGAGGGCACGGTGACCCGCGGCACGACCAACCCCAACCGGCTGCGTCGCATGGACCGCTGGATCGCGGCGACCCACGGCGCCGAGCTGCGGCGGGCCGGCGAGCCCGTCGCCGTCGACCTCGGGTACGGTGCCGCGCCCTGGACGGCCGTAGAACTGCTGGCGCGCCTCCGAACCGTCGCCCCGCACGCGCGCGTGGTCGGTGTCGAGATCGAACCGGCGCGGGTCGCGGCGGCGAAACCGTACGAGCGG from Streptomyces sp. NBC_01478 includes the following:
- a CDS encoding YbjN domain-containing protein — its product is MGEAVADRERAAQVIEGFLKGAELGWESPESGTFVVQLPGTRKLSTTLSLRVGRHSLSLNAFVIRHPDENETAVHRWLLERNLKLYGVSYAVDRLGDVYVTGKLPLSAVTEAEIDRLLGQVLEAADGSFNTLLELGFSSAIRKEYAWRVARGESTRNLDAFTHLTQRPTD
- the mshA gene encoding D-inositol-3-phosphate glycosyltransferase; amino-acid sequence: MSQYGSRLGRRSPASSARLRLHRKPRRVAMLSVHTSPLHQPGTGDAGGMNVYIVELAQRLAAINIEVEIFTRATTAALPPTVELAPGVLVRHVDAGPYEGLAKEELPAQLCAFTHGVMQAWAGHRPGYYDLVHSHYWLSGHVGWLAAQRWGVPLVHAMHTMAKVKNASLADGDTPEPAARVIGETQIVAAADRLIANTAEEADELVRHYAADPAKVAVVHPGVNLERFRPADGRAAARARLGLPQDALIPLFAGRIQPLKAPDVLLRAVAVLLDERPELRSNIVVPVVGGPSGSGLAKPEGLQKLAARLGIADVVRFRPPVGQEQLADWFRAASVLVMPSYSESFGLVAIEAQAAGTPVLAASVGGLPVAVRDGETGFLVQGHDPAAYARVLGTLADDPHLAPRMGEAAAKHAQCFGWDTAAAATADVYAAAAQAHRRHVRSHHG
- a CDS encoding LAETG motif-containing sortase-dependent surface protein, which gives rise to MSLSPRAARAARVIGTSTAAAALSLAAAHTALACTIGDFTATPVCDAQGNGVIRVTDKDATGTPAKITLYVQLNMPGGERWVDTETIEHPTAEGVSVDLKTEDWYAGETFRVHVQAGDQVNDDITPMVVVPDVTCGDSASASASASASASAQPSKSPKPSSSPSSSSFPSPLESSSPTPAASSAPSPAGGGTHLAETGAGNGTATFAGTAAALVAAGGGIVIALRRRAARNSG
- a CDS encoding glycosyl hydrolase family 28-related protein, whose protein sequence is MSHTRLTRRTLLGSTLALAVPLPKGGSRGQVPSLWREFTRTPFTHPQIPYIGGAGARRHPRPSRAFDVRAFGAVADSAVDSAPAINRAIAAAGRAGGGTVHLPPGIFRIDDVIRVGHSNVLLRGAGSDRTKLCATRNLTELIGVYGSRYGGDKSSWSWAGGLIWLAPEARWDSLVAAIRAKAWPFEGWTGNRRDEWRQLTTVEPARQGAWTVRVADASQLRPGELVLLRLADDTRHTLLQHMAGGGPGPEAYYWDDKTKLLSYVPYEWPVRIAHVHGRKVTLERPLPLDLRPEWNPQFTTHVQELTGSGVEGLTLEAVETPQQPHLLDKGYNGVVLQCAYDCRVKDVTVRHVDNGFGLVAASACTLRGTRVAGRGSHHPYFCREGSHDNLIEDFTIEERTVPAPANTQLHGINVEGLSSYNVWSRGDMRMGTFDSHRGLPFADVRTDITVHNDGRHGGDASAGPLFGARFTHWNIRVTNGRAGLMKIDRLAPYSATVGLNTVTEFDQTDVPDFTGDLHSRLELYGTTDAVRPRNLYEAQREL